A window from Streptomyces sp. NBC_00335 encodes these proteins:
- the rsgA gene encoding ribosome small subunit-dependent GTPase A, whose amino-acid sequence MSFSSFPQASLSHALTPYGWDDAWAAEFAPYADQGLLPGRVVRVDRGQCDVMTADGIVRADTAFVTPHDPLRVICTGDWAVLEAHGNPRYVKTYLPRRTAFVRSTSSQRSEGQILASNVDHAIIAVSLAVELDLGRIERFLALAWESGAQPLVVLTKADLVPDPVTLGHLVEDVEATAPGVTVLTVSSVTGEGTDVLAAVVGGGTSVLLGISGAGKSTLANALLGEEVMEVQAARDVDGKGRHTTTTRNLLALPGGGVLIDTPGLRGVGLFDAEAGVGQVFSEIEEYAERCRFHDCAHEAEPGCGVRAAVDSGELAERRLESYRKLLRENQRIVAKTDARLRAEIRRDWRLRSAEGRANYSAKRTGRA is encoded by the coding sequence TTGTCTTTCTCTTCTTTCCCGCAGGCTTCTCTCTCGCACGCCCTCACCCCCTACGGCTGGGACGACGCGTGGGCGGCCGAGTTCGCCCCGTACGCGGATCAGGGCCTGCTGCCCGGCCGGGTGGTACGGGTCGACCGCGGCCAGTGCGATGTCATGACCGCGGACGGCATCGTCCGCGCCGACACCGCCTTCGTCACCCCGCACGACCCGCTCCGGGTCATCTGCACCGGCGACTGGGCGGTGCTGGAGGCGCACGGCAACCCGCGCTACGTGAAGACGTACCTGCCGCGCCGGACCGCCTTCGTACGGTCCACCTCCTCCCAGCGGTCCGAGGGGCAGATCCTCGCCTCGAACGTGGACCACGCGATCATCGCGGTGTCCCTGGCCGTCGAACTGGACCTCGGCCGCATCGAGCGGTTCCTCGCGCTCGCCTGGGAATCGGGGGCGCAGCCCCTCGTGGTCCTGACCAAGGCGGACCTGGTCCCGGACCCGGTCACCCTCGGACACCTCGTCGAGGACGTGGAGGCGACGGCCCCCGGGGTCACGGTCCTCACGGTCTCCTCGGTGACCGGGGAGGGCACGGACGTGCTCGCCGCGGTGGTCGGGGGCGGTACGAGCGTGCTCCTCGGGATCTCCGGCGCGGGCAAGTCCACGCTGGCCAACGCCCTGTTGGGGGAGGAAGTGATGGAGGTCCAGGCGGCGCGCGACGTCGACGGCAAGGGCCGCCACACCACCACGACGCGCAACCTGCTCGCGCTGCCCGGCGGCGGCGTGCTCATCGACACCCCCGGGCTGCGCGGCGTCGGGCTCTTCGACGCGGAGGCCGGAGTCGGGCAGGTCTTCTCGGAGATCGAGGAGTACGCGGAGCGCTGCCGTTTCCACGACTGCGCGCACGAGGCGGAGCCGGGGTGCGGGGTGCGGGCCGCGGTGGACTCCGGGGAGCTGGCCGAGCGGCGGCTGGAGAGCTACCGCAAGCTGCTGCGGGAGAACCAGCGGATCGTCGCGAAGACCGACGCACGGCTCCGGGCGGAGATCAGGCGCGACTGGCGGCTCCGCTCGGCGGAGGGCCGCGCGAACTATTCCGCGAAGCGCACGGGCCGGGCCTGA
- a CDS encoding helix-turn-helix domain-containing protein, with translation MRDGPRGEAPYEERPSRTVAGAVLWRAGGTGAGLVLPDGCMDLLWVDGRLLVAGPDTAAHPSGEVPGSGFAGIRLAPGTAPALLGVPARVLRDRRVELADLWPAAEVRRLTALVAAYGDPREGLEELARLRTAEGGPPDPVVTEVTARLRAGQGVAAVAGAVGLGERQLHRRSLDAFGYGPRTLGRILRLQRALALTRRGLPQAAVAAAAGYADQAHYSREVRALAGTTPGAYAAGPVAEGPSAGSAGAKRETPEPSGSRTTA, from the coding sequence GTGCGGGACGGGCCACGGGGCGAGGCGCCGTACGAGGAACGGCCGTCCCGGACGGTCGCCGGAGCCGTGCTCTGGCGGGCCGGCGGCACCGGCGCCGGCCTGGTGCTGCCCGACGGGTGCATGGACCTGCTGTGGGTGGACGGACGGCTCCTGGTCGCCGGGCCCGACACCGCCGCGCACCCCTCCGGAGAGGTACCGGGCTCGGGCTTCGCCGGGATCCGGCTGGCCCCCGGCACGGCGCCCGCGCTGCTCGGCGTACCGGCCCGGGTCCTGCGGGACCGGCGGGTCGAGCTGGCGGACCTGTGGCCCGCCGCCGAGGTACGGCGCCTCACCGCGCTCGTGGCCGCGTACGGGGATCCCCGCGAGGGACTGGAAGAGCTGGCCCGGCTCCGCACGGCCGAGGGCGGCCCCCCGGACCCCGTCGTCACGGAGGTGACGGCCCGGCTGCGCGCCGGGCAGGGGGTGGCCGCCGTGGCGGGGGCGGTCGGCCTCGGGGAGCGGCAGCTGCACCGGCGCTCCCTCGACGCCTTCGGCTACGGCCCCCGCACGCTGGGGCGGATCCTGCGCCTCCAGCGGGCCCTCGCGCTGACCCGGCGCGGGCTGCCGCAGGCGGCGGTGGCCGCGGCGGCCGGATACGCCGACCAGGCCCACTACAGCCGCGAGGTGCGCGCCCTGGCGGGGACCACGCCGGGGGCCTACGCGGCGGGGCCGGTGGCGGAGGGGCCGTCCGCCGGGTCCGCCGGTGCGAAGAGGGAGACCCCGGAGCCGTCCGGGTCCAGGACCACGGCGTAG
- a CDS encoding GAF domain-containing protein, translated as MDAREAARLLKGVRAAALAGDRPPAAPRPEIAESWRRMMAGGVHPDRDSRSRMLSLAETEERRQTSPLRDLLPVLREGLLPSLDEALHIMVVADADGRLLWREGHSSILRNADRLGFGVGADWDESVVGTNGVGTALVARRPVQVFSAEHFVSSHHDWTCAGAPVRDPRDGSLLGVLDVSGPLATMHPATLAWVSSVARLAERELRIRHLESLERLRSVAAPLLARMPGRALAVDGNGWAAAVTGLAPVDRIPLPKSFGPGRVWVPQLGDCLVEPLPGGWLLNVAEARSGAGAAARVVLDLSRPGAWRATVYGAAGSWSQELSPRHAELLFLLAESPRGRSAAELSQELFGDPTRTVTVRAEISRVRRNLGGVLAHRPYRFAHDVEVELIRPANPASLLPHSTAPAVISARLGPAGGGMIP; from the coding sequence ATGGACGCGCGGGAGGCCGCGCGTCTGCTCAAGGGGGTACGGGCGGCCGCGCTGGCCGGGGACCGGCCGCCGGCCGCGCCGCGCCCGGAGATCGCCGAGTCCTGGCGCCGGATGATGGCGGGCGGGGTCCACCCGGACCGCGACAGCCGTTCGCGGATGCTCTCGCTCGCCGAGACCGAGGAGCGCCGCCAGACCTCTCCGCTACGGGACCTGCTGCCCGTCCTGCGCGAAGGGCTGCTGCCCTCGCTGGACGAGGCCCTGCACATCATGGTCGTCGCCGACGCCGACGGGCGGCTGCTGTGGCGGGAGGGCCACTCCTCGATCCTGCGCAACGCGGACCGGCTCGGCTTCGGGGTGGGCGCCGACTGGGACGAGTCGGTGGTCGGCACCAACGGGGTCGGCACCGCCCTGGTGGCCCGCAGACCGGTCCAGGTGTTCTCGGCGGAGCACTTCGTCTCCAGCCACCACGACTGGACCTGCGCCGGAGCCCCCGTCCGGGACCCCCGCGACGGCTCCCTGCTCGGGGTGCTCGACGTCAGCGGGCCGCTGGCCACCATGCACCCGGCGACCCTGGCGTGGGTGAGCTCGGTGGCCCGGCTCGCGGAGCGGGAGCTGCGGATACGGCACCTGGAGTCGCTGGAGCGGCTGCGGTCGGTGGCGGCCCCGCTGCTGGCCCGGATGCCGGGGCGGGCGCTGGCCGTGGACGGCAACGGCTGGGCGGCGGCGGTCACGGGCCTCGCACCGGTCGACCGGATCCCGCTGCCGAAGTCCTTCGGGCCCGGCCGGGTGTGGGTGCCGCAGCTCGGCGACTGCCTGGTGGAGCCGCTGCCGGGCGGCTGGCTGCTGAACGTCGCCGAGGCCCGTAGCGGCGCCGGGGCGGCCGCCCGCGTCGTCCTCGACCTCAGCCGGCCGGGGGCCTGGCGGGCCACCGTCTACGGGGCCGCGGGGAGCTGGTCGCAGGAGCTGAGCCCGCGCCACGCGGAGCTGCTGTTCCTGCTGGCGGAGTCCCCGCGGGGGCGCTCGGCGGCGGAGCTCTCGCAGGAACTGTTCGGGGACCCGACGCGCACGGTGACGGTCCGCGCGGAGATCTCCCGGGTGCGCCGCAACCTCGGCGGCGTGCTCGCCCACCGCCCGTACCGCTTCGCGCACGACGTGGAGGTGGAGCTGATCCGCCCCGCGAACCCGGCCTCGCTCCTGCCGCACTCCACGGCCCCCGCGGTGATCAGCGCCCGGCTGGGCCCGGCCGGTGGCGGCATGATTCCCTGA
- a CDS encoding TetR family transcriptional regulator: METSRTADSETIYETQCTVAAASRNTSTTETAPDTRQRILRVSMELFAVHGFHETSLREIAERVGVSKPAVLYHFPGKADILGALVEPMLRDLAAALARAAASARPGGSGAAGGSGSGAERARWAAIEGVLDVWLQHRHLLRLNLQDMALATPGPAFARLRDATLRANSLVAGAEPGFAERVRAAQAVAMLSDPVVLFADAPVPALREAVLDGVRRLLDGPAEPAPPTARPVPGGRRGRPAAMSPAMIEAARRMHAAGSGATAIAAALGVSRATVYRHLPQEEAPG; encoded by the coding sequence ATGGAGACCAGCAGAACCGCAGATTCTGAGACGATTTACGAGACGCAGTGCACCGTAGCCGCCGCGTCGCGGAACACGTCGACGACCGAGACCGCCCCCGACACCCGGCAACGGATCCTGCGGGTCTCCATGGAGCTGTTCGCGGTCCACGGGTTCCACGAGACCTCGCTGCGGGAGATCGCCGAACGGGTGGGCGTCTCCAAGCCGGCGGTGCTCTACCACTTCCCCGGAAAGGCCGACATCCTCGGCGCCCTGGTCGAGCCGATGCTCCGCGATCTGGCGGCCGCCCTGGCCCGCGCCGCCGCGTCGGCGCGTCCCGGTGGATCCGGCGCGGCGGGCGGCTCCGGTTCCGGTGCCGAGCGTGCGCGGTGGGCCGCCATCGAGGGGGTCCTCGACGTCTGGCTGCAGCACCGCCACCTGCTCCGGCTGAACCTGCAGGACATGGCCCTGGCCACCCCCGGACCGGCCTTCGCCCGCCTGCGCGACGCCACGCTCCGGGCGAACTCCCTGGTCGCGGGGGCGGAGCCCGGCTTCGCGGAGCGGGTGCGCGCCGCCCAGGCCGTCGCCATGCTCTCCGACCCGGTGGTGCTCTTCGCCGACGCCCCCGTCCCCGCGCTGCGCGAGGCCGTGCTGGACGGCGTACGGCGCCTGCTGGACGGGCCCGCCGAGCCCGCTCCCCCGACCGCACGGCCCGTACCGGGAGGCCGGCGCGGGCGGCCCGCCGCCATGAGCCCCGCCATGATCGAGGCCGCCCGCCGGATGCACGCGGCGGGCAGCGGGGCCACCGCGATCGCCGCCGCCCTCGGGGTCTCCCGGGCCACGGTCTACCGGCACCTGCCCCAGGAGGAAGCCCCCGGGTGA
- a CDS encoding nitrite/sulfite reductase, which yields MAATPDTTAAAAPAAAARRKTGRHRGEGQWAVGHHTPLNGNEQFKKDDDGLNVRARIENIYSKAGFDSIDPNDLRGRMRWWGLYTQRKPGIDGGKTAILEPEELDDKYFMLRVRIDGGRLTTEQLRVIGEISEEFARGTADLTDRQNVQYHWIRIEDVPEIWRRLEAVGLSTTEACGDTPRVILGSPVAGIALDEIIDGTPAIDEIYARIVGNPAFSNLPRKFKSAISGSPLLDVAHEINDIAFVGVNHPEHGPGFDVWVGGGLSTNPKLGVRLGTWVSLDEVPDIYEGVISIFRDYGYRRLRTRARLKFLVADWGPAKFRQVLEDEYLKRKLTDGPAPEQPTGQWRDHVGVHQQQDGKFYVGFAPRVGRVDGATLTKIAAVAEQHGSGRLRTTAEQKMIVLDIEAGQVDSVVAALEALDLRVNPSPFRRGTMACTGIEFCKLAIVETKARGASLIDELERRLPEFAEPLTININGCPNACARIQVADIGLKGQLVLDDEGNQVEGYQVHLGGALGLEAGFGRKVRGLKVTSAGLPDYVERVVSRFEDQREDGERFASWVTRAKDEDLS from the coding sequence ATGGCCGCCACCCCCGATACGACCGCAGCCGCCGCACCCGCCGCCGCCGCGCGCCGCAAGACCGGCCGTCACCGCGGTGAGGGCCAGTGGGCCGTCGGCCACCACACGCCCCTCAACGGCAACGAGCAGTTCAAGAAGGACGACGACGGTCTCAATGTGCGGGCGCGCATCGAGAACATCTACTCCAAGGCGGGCTTCGACTCGATCGACCCCAACGACTTGCGCGGCCGTATGCGCTGGTGGGGCCTCTACACCCAGCGCAAGCCCGGGATCGACGGCGGCAAGACCGCGATCCTGGAGCCGGAGGAGCTGGACGACAAGTACTTCATGCTGCGCGTCCGCATCGACGGCGGCCGGCTGACCACCGAGCAGCTGCGCGTCATCGGCGAGATCTCCGAGGAGTTCGCCCGTGGCACCGCCGACCTCACGGACCGGCAGAACGTGCAGTACCACTGGATCCGCATCGAGGACGTCCCGGAGATCTGGCGCCGTCTGGAGGCCGTCGGCCTCTCGACCACCGAGGCCTGCGGTGACACCCCCCGCGTGATCCTGGGCTCGCCCGTCGCCGGCATCGCGCTGGACGAGATCATCGACGGCACCCCCGCCATCGACGAGATCTACGCCCGCATCGTGGGCAACCCCGCCTTCTCGAACCTGCCCCGCAAGTTCAAGTCCGCGATCTCCGGCTCGCCGCTGCTCGACGTGGCGCACGAGATCAACGACATCGCCTTCGTGGGCGTGAACCACCCCGAGCACGGCCCCGGCTTCGACGTCTGGGTCGGCGGCGGCCTCTCCACCAACCCGAAGCTGGGTGTGCGCCTGGGCACCTGGGTCTCGCTCGACGAGGTCCCGGACATCTACGAGGGCGTCATCTCGATCTTCCGCGACTACGGCTACCGCCGGCTGCGCACCCGCGCCCGCCTGAAGTTCCTCGTCGCAGACTGGGGCCCGGCCAAGTTCCGCCAGGTCCTGGAGGACGAGTACCTGAAGCGCAAGCTGACCGACGGCCCCGCGCCCGAGCAGCCCACCGGCCAGTGGCGCGACCACGTCGGCGTGCACCAGCAGCAGGACGGCAAGTTCTACGTCGGCTTCGCGCCCCGCGTGGGCCGCGTCGACGGCGCCACCCTGACGAAGATCGCCGCCGTCGCCGAGCAGCACGGCTCCGGCCGGCTGCGCACCACCGCCGAGCAGAAGATGATCGTGCTCGACATCGAGGCGGGCCAGGTCGACTCGGTCGTGGCGGCCTTGGAGGCGCTGGACCTGCGGGTCAACCCGTCCCCGTTCCGCCGCGGCACGATGGCCTGCACCGGCATCGAGTTCTGCAAGCTGGCCATCGTCGAGACGAAGGCGCGCGGCGCCTCGCTGATCGACGAACTGGAGCGCCGCCTGCCGGAGTTCGCCGAGCCGCTCACCATCAACATCAACGGCTGCCCGAACGCCTGCGCCCGTATCCAGGTCGCGGACATCGGTCTCAAGGGCCAGCTGGTCCTGGACGACGAGGGCAACCAGGTCGAGGGCTACCAGGTCCACCTGGGCGGCGCACTCGGACTGGAGGCCGGATTCGGCCGCAAGGTCCGCGGTCTCAAGGTCACCTCGGCCGGTCTGCCCGACTACGTCGAGCGGGTCGTCTCGCGCTTCGAGGACCAGCGCGAGGACGGCGAGCG
- a CDS encoding acyl-CoA dehydrogenase family protein, translating to MAATTHTVSNQAPPLVGHDVYGSDRVLSEGVERHLADSAPELASEVREELGDLGRAAGSRQAQDWGAQANENPPKLRTHDRYGNRIDEVEFHPSWHRLLGHAVGSGLTDAWGRPAGHLRRAAGFFVWSQAEAGHGCPVSMTHAAVPALRTDPELAAEWEPRLTSHVYEEGLRPAGQKAGVLFGMGMTEKQGGSDVRANTTAAVPLDASGEYLLTGHKWFCSAPMCDGFLVLAQAPGGLTCFLVPRVLPDGTRNVFAIQRLKDKLGNRSNASSEVEFDGTWARRVGEEGRGVRTIIEMVAATRLDCVIGSASLMRQALTQAAHHAEHRSAFGAPLIDQPLMRNVLADLALESEAATTLTLRLAAAYDAVQSTGNEQERAFLRIAVPAAKYWVTKRCTPMVAEALECLGGNGYVEESGMPRLLRESPLNSIWEGSGNVQALDVLRALQREPQALNAFLQEVGLARGADHRLDSAIKNLLTELADLEGIEARARRVVERMALVLQGSLLVRWAPPEVADAFCASRLGGDWGAAFGTLPHTLDLGSVVERARIAD from the coding sequence ATGGCAGCCACCACCCACACAGTCAGCAATCAGGCCCCGCCCCTCGTGGGCCACGACGTCTACGGCAGCGACCGGGTGCTGAGCGAGGGGGTCGAACGGCACCTCGCGGACTCCGCGCCCGAACTGGCCTCGGAGGTAAGGGAAGAGCTCGGCGATCTCGGGCGCGCGGCGGGGTCCCGGCAGGCGCAGGACTGGGGCGCGCAGGCGAACGAGAATCCGCCGAAGCTGCGGACGCACGACCGGTACGGCAACCGGATCGACGAGGTGGAGTTCCATCCCTCCTGGCACCGGCTGCTCGGGCACGCCGTGGGCTCCGGGCTGACCGACGCGTGGGGGCGGCCTGCGGGGCACCTGCGGCGGGCGGCCGGGTTCTTCGTGTGGTCGCAGGCCGAGGCGGGGCACGGGTGCCCGGTCTCGATGACGCACGCGGCGGTTCCGGCGCTGCGGACCGATCCGGAGCTGGCGGCCGAATGGGAGCCGCGGCTGACCTCGCACGTGTACGAGGAGGGGCTGCGGCCGGCCGGGCAGAAGGCCGGGGTGCTCTTCGGGATGGGCATGACGGAGAAGCAGGGCGGCAGCGACGTCCGGGCGAACACGACGGCGGCCGTGCCGCTGGACGCCTCGGGCGAGTACCTGCTGACGGGGCACAAGTGGTTCTGCTCGGCGCCGATGTGCGACGGGTTCCTCGTACTGGCCCAGGCGCCGGGCGGGCTGACCTGCTTCCTGGTGCCGCGGGTGCTGCCGGACGGGACGCGCAACGTCTTCGCGATCCAGCGGCTGAAGGACAAGCTGGGCAACCGGTCGAACGCGTCGAGCGAGGTGGAGTTCGACGGGACGTGGGCGCGGCGGGTGGGCGAGGAGGGCCGGGGGGTGCGGACCATCATCGAGATGGTCGCGGCGACCCGGCTGGACTGCGTGATCGGTTCGGCCTCGCTGATGCGGCAGGCGCTGACGCAGGCCGCTCACCATGCGGAGCACCGCTCTGCTTTCGGAGCGCCGCTCATCGATCAGCCGCTGATGCGGAACGTGCTCGCCGACCTCGCCCTGGAGTCGGAGGCGGCCACCACCCTCACGCTGCGCCTCGCGGCCGCGTACGACGCCGTCCAGAGCACCGGCAACGAGCAGGAACGGGCCTTCCTGCGCATCGCGGTGCCCGCCGCGAAGTACTGGGTGACCAAGCGCTGTACGCCGATGGTGGCGGAGGCGCTGGAGTGTCTGGGCGGAAACGGCTACGTCGAGGAGTCCGGGATGCCCCGGCTGCTGCGCGAGTCCCCGCTGAACTCCATCTGGGAGGGATCGGGCAACGTCCAGGCCCTCGACGTGCTGCGCGCCCTGCAGCGCGAGCCGCAGGCGCTGAACGCCTTCCTCCAGGAGGTCGGGCTGGCGCGCGGAGCCGACCACCGGCTGGATTCGGCCATCAAGAACCTGCTGACCGAGCTCGCGGACCTGGAGGGCATCGAGGCGCGTGCCCGGCGGGTCGTGGAGCGGATGGCCTTGGTGCTGCAGGGATCCCTACTGGTCCGCTGGGCCCCGCCGGAGGTGGCCGACGCCTTCTGCGCCTCGCGCCTGGGCGGTGACTGGGGTGCGGCCTTCGGCACGCTGCCCCACACTCTTGATCTGGGATCCGTGGTGGAACGGGCCCGGATCGCGGACTGA
- a CDS encoding putative leader peptide — protein sequence MNGAGIALVSRRHVDLGRMSSAICPAR from the coding sequence ATGAACGGAGCTGGAATTGCCTTGGTGAGTCGGCGGCACGTCGACCTCGGCCGCATGTCCAGCGCCATCTGTCCGGCGCGCTGA
- a CDS encoding VOC family protein produces the protein MTPRLDMIGIIVSDMAASLAFYRRLGIDVPAEADSQPHVEAVLPGGQRIGFDTEEVIRSFDPSWTRPTSDGRVGLAFLCDSPAEVDSLYAELTEAGNTGHLKPWDAFWGQRYAVVLDPDGSGVSLFAPADPADGPSATGPAA, from the coding sequence ATGACTCCCCGACTCGACATGATCGGCATCATCGTCTCCGACATGGCCGCATCGCTCGCCTTCTACCGCCGTCTCGGCATCGACGTGCCCGCCGAGGCCGACTCCCAGCCGCACGTCGAAGCCGTCCTGCCGGGCGGGCAGCGGATCGGTTTCGACACGGAGGAGGTCATCCGCTCCTTCGACCCGTCCTGGACCCGCCCCACGAGCGACGGCCGGGTGGGGCTCGCCTTCCTCTGCGACTCCCCCGCCGAGGTGGACTCGCTGTACGCGGAGCTGACGGAGGCCGGGAACACGGGCCACCTGAAGCCCTGGGACGCCTTCTGGGGGCAGCGCTACGCCGTGGTCCTGGACCCGGACGGCTCCGGGGTCTCCCTCTTCGCACCGGCGGACCCGGCGGACGGCCCCTCCGCCACCGGCCCCGCCGCGTAG
- a CDS encoding YihY/virulence factor BrkB family protein, which produces MQHAKETPERIPGRLHRARALYRNVSKRKMAWLLLKDTVNSCIEYRILGLAAEAAFFTLLSLPPLFLGLLGLLGYVDGWSGGTTVASIEENILRAVGTILSDRGVNDIAKPMLDDVTGRGRPDLISLGFAFALWSGSRAVNVFIDTITVMYGLDGHRGIVKTRLLAFVLYIAALLIGAIVLPLMVVGPDAVVRLVPWSTEVIAVMYWPVVTLLSIAFLTTLYHVSVPVRSPWIEDVPGALVALAMWVLGSFLLRIYLTNTVEGPTIYGSLAAPVAILLWIGISAFAVLVGAAVNAAIDRVWPSVATAAAREANERVREAEAAQLVARAAAWRAMAEGESEDDDGEEDGGMPSEFPERWSKFLPPEDYHSRLRKH; this is translated from the coding sequence GTGCAGCACGCGAAAGAAACACCCGAGCGGATTCCGGGACGCCTCCACCGGGCCCGCGCCCTCTACCGCAACGTCTCCAAGCGCAAGATGGCGTGGCTGCTGCTCAAAGACACCGTGAACTCGTGCATCGAGTACCGGATCCTCGGACTCGCCGCCGAGGCGGCCTTCTTCACCCTGCTCTCGCTGCCCCCGCTCTTCCTGGGCCTGCTGGGACTCCTCGGCTACGTCGACGGCTGGTCGGGCGGCACGACCGTCGCCAGCATCGAGGAGAACATCCTGCGGGCCGTCGGCACCATCCTGTCCGACCGGGGCGTCAACGACATCGCCAAACCGATGCTCGACGATGTCACCGGCCGGGGCCGGCCCGACCTCATCTCCCTCGGGTTCGCCTTCGCCCTCTGGTCGGGCTCGCGCGCCGTCAACGTCTTCATCGACACCATCACCGTCATGTACGGGCTCGACGGACACCGCGGCATCGTCAAGACCCGGCTGCTCGCCTTCGTCCTCTACATCGCCGCCCTGCTGATCGGCGCCATCGTGCTGCCGCTGATGGTGGTCGGCCCGGACGCGGTGGTGCGGCTGGTGCCCTGGAGCACGGAGGTGATCGCGGTCATGTACTGGCCCGTCGTCACGCTGCTCTCCATCGCCTTCCTGACCACGCTCTACCACGTCTCCGTCCCGGTCCGCTCGCCCTGGATCGAGGACGTGCCCGGCGCGCTGGTCGCCCTCGCCATGTGGGTGCTCGGCTCGTTCCTGCTGCGGATCTACCTCACCAACACGGTGGAGGGCCCGACCATCTACGGATCGCTGGCCGCCCCCGTGGCGATCCTGCTGTGGATCGGCATCTCCGCCTTCGCCGTCCTCGTCGGGGCCGCCGTCAACGCCGCGATCGACCGGGTCTGGCCCTCGGTGGCCACCGCGGCCGCCCGCGAGGCGAACGAGCGGGTCCGCGAGGCCGAGGCCGCCCAGCTCGTGGCCCGGGCCGCCGCCTGGCGGGCCATGGCCGAGGGGGAGTCGGAGGACGACGACGGCGAGGAGGACGGGGGCATGCCCTCGGAGTTCCCGGAGCGCTGGTCGAAGTTCCTGCCCCCCGAGGACTACCACTCCCGCCTGCGCAAGCACTGA
- a CDS encoding GNAT family N-acetyltransferase: MSTITLTTWSLEMTAPSDLVPAAVPGPEIRIVRSEVPSPEFSRFLYASVGGDIHWTDRLALTRAQWVEQLDRPGVETWVAYDRGTPAGYVELDPQPDGVVEIMYFGLIPDFRGRRIGGHLLTVGIERAWSLAERWPELAPTRRVWLHTCSDDGPTAMANYLRRGFKVFKEETEEKESAPTPGPWPGA, from the coding sequence ATGAGCACCATCACACTGACCACTTGGTCCCTGGAAATGACCGCACCGTCCGACCTCGTCCCGGCGGCCGTGCCGGGCCCCGAGATCCGGATCGTGCGGTCCGAGGTCCCCTCCCCCGAGTTCAGCCGGTTCCTCTACGCCTCGGTGGGCGGCGACATCCACTGGACGGACCGGCTCGCGCTGACCCGCGCGCAGTGGGTGGAGCAGCTGGACCGTCCCGGCGTGGAGACGTGGGTGGCGTACGACCGGGGCACCCCCGCGGGGTACGTGGAACTCGACCCGCAGCCCGACGGTGTGGTGGAGATCATGTACTTCGGCCTGATCCCCGATTTCCGGGGGCGGCGCATCGGCGGCCACCTGCTGACCGTGGGCATCGAGCGGGCCTGGTCCCTGGCCGAGCGCTGGCCGGAGCTGGCCCCTACGCGGCGCGTCTGGCTGCACACGTGCAGCGACGACGGCCCGACCGCCATGGCGAACTACCTCAGGCGCGGCTTCAAGGTCTTCAAGGAGGAGACGGAGGAGAAGGAGTCCGCTCCGACCCCCGGCCCCTGGCCTGGCGCGTAA